The window GAGTCGAAAAGTCGGAGGGCGCCACACACCTGCACTCGTTGGCCGACTTGTCGCACTCGATGTCAAACTGCCAGCGCTCCAAAACCTCGTCCGTCTCCAGACACGTGACCACCAAGACCAGTTTCTGCACCGTGCAGTTGAGCAACCACTCTGGACACATTCAAATCGATCAAGAAATCCATGAGAAAAGGTATTGTAAAATATTTAGCGAATATTGTAGCTCTCAAAATGGTTTGAAATACTTCAAATTGACAGGAGGAGAGGGAAAAGAGTGAcgggattggacatccattctGTCACTTTCTATTTCTTCTATATCTATTTGAGTATTTGAGTATTTGATCATAAAAGTGgaaatctaaaattatatttttgtttgtttggacaaaaaaagggggaaaacctaTTTCTTCTTTCTTTATCCCGTTTTTACTTTACTTCGTATATTGGTAGAGATTTATAACAAGCCTTAAGTAGTAAACATTGtcttcttgtttattttttaaatgtggactTTCTTAGCGAGGGGGATTAATTGCTGGCAGCTTGACAGATAGAACCTCCTGTATTTTggggactataaatcacactttattcATAGTTTGTCTGGGAAAATAGGAGCCATGCTAACGTCTCGGgtgtacaaaaaacaaaacaaaaataactggGCTAACCTTTGAGCTGCGACACCACACTGTCGAGATACTTCTTGAGGTCAGGATCCGAGGTGACCTGCAGGCTCATGTCATAATGGCCGACTCTGGTGAATTTCTCCGGAGGATAAATCCCACGCTGGTACAAGATGCTGTTGATGCCAAAAGCTGCGCGAAACACAACCAGTGGGCGTTATTTAACTCGTTTTACTCAACTATTTTTCACTAACACGACAACAACGGCTTATGGACAGTTCATGAGCGCAAATAAATGACTTTAGCGGATATTTATCGAGGATGCTAGCAAAGCACTTTGAGTAGCCGAAAACGACAAACAAATTGTGAAATGTTGACGACGAAAAAGTACTTACAAAAGAAGTCAGCCACAACCTCCGCGCTTCCTTTGAGCGTAATGCCTTTCAATGTGCTCGTCATGGTGTAGtttacttttgttttgtgtcctttttttaatacaggTACTCACGAAAAAGTCGGTCTTTCGTTCTTCTTtcaaatgttgcaaaaaaaaaatacgcgCCGTTTCACTTCAAAACGAGCCGCTCCTCTGGTAGTGCGCATGCGCAACATTCATCTTCTGCTATTCTACTGCTGTTTGTATTTGCGTTGAAGGAGGCGTTAGCGCCCTCCAACGTCTGTTTTTTATAATCACAGTCGATGGCATGTATAAAAATTTAACGTATCGTTGAAATGAGTTTATTAATAGTACTATTGATTGTGTTTTGATTGTggattgacggtgatagactgTGCAAGTGTAATaacagccaataagttaaaatAACCAGAATTGTACGTTTGAAAGACTACACACGACAGCAAATGAAAGAGAAATTTTGCATATTTACATAGTCGAATTATTCTAGTGAAAGTATatgtgtataaaatataaaaatatacattgaaaaaatataatcattGTAAACAGCATCCCACCAAAGATCGTTTATATCGACAGGGAATCTTGAATCCACAACATTGGGAATTCAAAGTTCCAATAGACGATCTTTGACAGAGCGTAGACCCCCTCCTCTCGCTcatctcttcctcctcctcctcctcctcctcctcctcgcttcTCTTTTTGTGGCCTCTGCAAAGCGAGCGAAAGGCTGCGTTGTGCCAGCGAGACGAGCGGACGCCGActgctcttctttttttttattttggtgccTTTGGGATCCATTTCCAAGCCGCCGAGATGTCGGTTGCGGGCTTGAAGAAGCAGTTCCACAAAGCCACGCAGGTAGGACGTCGCATCCTCCAGCATCCGAGGCGTAAACACGACAAGGCGGACGGGAGAATCGCACTCCCCTGCGAGTTCGaggatgggaaaaaaaaggggggtgcTTTTGTGGGATCCGTCTGCTGCCCGACTGAGTGGCACGCGCGCGACGGGGTGTCACGTTACGCAAGAGATAGGCCCCTGATTGGATATTGCTGCACACAAGAGGGAATTCCCTCATCCCTTGCTCCATCCATCGCAGCATCTTTGGCTTCCTTCGTCCCTCGACCCGACTGCTAATGACGTCCGACTAGAATTGCTCAAAAAGCGGTAAATATGACGTTGGAGGGGCGTGGCTGCCAGAAAGGCGACACCTCGGTCACCTGACTGAATAAAACATGAGAGAAGCTCCGAGCACTCTTGATTTATAAGCTCAGGTCCTGAATTTTTCTTGctgtttcaaatgtatttatctgCAAGTgtgaactcattggttgccattgacggcgatagcaGTTGAACCCAATTTGACCGGCAGCGAGCAAATGATCACTCCATGCCAGGCTTTATAGTTGAAGTAGATATGACGTCTATAGTTAGGGTGCTTGTGAATATGactttataatatatatttttttaaagtagggtAGTAGCACTCCATAAATACCCCGAGGAGTAATCGCATTTCAAAACGCGGCTGATGGATGTTTCCGAAGATGCCCAGGCGACGAGATCGGGGCCCCGTCTCCACGGCAACCGCATCCGACGCTCTTTTGCGAGTGGGAGGAGACGGGCGTTGTGTTTGTTTTCGGACGCTCTTCTTCACGGCCTTCTCGCCTCCGTAGAAAGTCAGCGAGAAGGTGGGCGGCGCCGAAGGGACCAAGCTGGACGATGACTTCAAAGAGATGGAGAAGGTAAGGGCTCCGTCGGCGTGGCGACGAGGACGGAACGCCAACGCGCGTCTCCGCAGAAGGTGGACGTGACGGGCCGAGCGGTGCTGGACATCATGACCAAAACCACCGAGTACCTCCAGCCCAACCCGGCGTCCAGGGCCAAGCTCAGCATGATCAACACCATGTCCAAGATCCGAGGGCAGGAGAAGGGGCCGGGATACCCCCAGGCCGAGTCGGTGCTGGGGGACGCCATGTTGAAGTTCGGACGGGAACTCGGGGACGACTCCTGCTTCGGTGAGCAGACCCGCTCCTCCCGGGCCTCCTCGGCCTAATCGCCGTCACCCTCCTCAGGCCTGGCGCTGATCGACGCCGGCGAGGCCATGAAGGAGCTGGGCGACGTGAAGGACGCTCTGGACATGGAGGTGAAACAGAACTTCATCGACCCTCTGCAGAACCTCCACGACAAAGACCTAAAGGAGATCCAGGTGAGCCCACCGAGCGGCGTGCCCTAGCGTGCACTTCCTCTCGCCGCTCCTCCTCAGCACCACCTGAAGAAGATGGAAGGCCGGCGTCTGGACTTTGACTACAAGAAGAAGCGTCAGGGCAAGGTGCAGGACGACGAGATCAAACAAGCGCTGGAGAAGTTCGACGAGAGCAAGGAGATCGCCGAGCAGAGCATGTTCAACCTCCTGGAGAGCGACGTAAGACCTCGGCGGgccgccgcccccccccccccgctcgGACGGTCCGCGGACGCTATCGGTCCGTCTCCGGCAGATCGAGCAGGTGAGCCAGCTGGCGGCGCTGGTCCAGGCCCAGCTGGAGTACCACAGTCGCACGGCTCAGATCCTCCAGCAGCTCTCCAGCAAGATGGACGACAGGTATGCGCAAATGCTCcgtctcctcctccttcttcttcttctcaaaAACAACTTTCTGACCATCAGGATAAAGGAAGTGTCGGGCAAGCCCAGGAAGGAGTACGTGCCTAAACCGCGCATGACCTTGGAGCTCCTCCCACCCAGCGAAGGCCACAACGGCAGCCTCCACACGGCCAAATCCCCCGGAAGATCGCCAGGTACTAAAAGGATCTCGGCGCCCCCGTGCCGCTTGGCCGCCTTGACGCGTTAGCGTGTCCTTATTAGCGCCGCTGGACCAACCGTGCTGCCGCGCGCTCTACGACTTCGAGCCGGAGAACGAAGGCGAGCTGGGCTTCAAGGAGGGCGACGTCATCACGCTGACCAATCAGATCGACGACAACTGGTACGAGGGGATGATCCACGGCCACTCGGGCTTCTTCCCCATCAACTACGTCGACATCCTGGTGCCCCTCCCGCATTAAGCCGCCATCCTCCTTCTCCGTATTTGAGCGCCCTCGCCGccatcctcctcttcttcctcctccaccGTATTTTTCCTTCTCTTCTGCCGCCGAGTCGATGGACACGAGGGGAGGAAGAGCGAGCACGCCGCCGTCACCTGGACCAGTCCCGGCACGCGTCTGTGTTTGTGTCGTCTCGTTTGCGTCGTTCCCGTGGTGGCGCCGTCGCATGGCTCTGGCCTCCTGGTCTTCTTTTCCTCATTCTTTGGGCCGTTTGCATGAGCTAGCCGCCATGCCTCGTGGGACCACAGCTACTCAGCAATAAGGGGGCGGCCAGACGCTTTGTGTGTCCAGACGCCGCTGGTCCACTCCTTTTTTGAGTCTATGTGGCTTTTTGCATGTGGGACGGATTGAGCGATCGGTGTTCCATGTGTCGCGAGGTCACGGTGGTGCGTTGTGAGTGATTTTGTGGCAAAAGTAGCAGTCGTCGTGGCTTCGGTAAACATCGCCAGTCCATTTCTAGCCGCTGTTTTCAACCGAAAAAGACCCCACGGATCACTTGAGTGTACTCTGTGCTGTGTATTCCCTGGGTTGCGGTCGTCTTGCGTGCACGCCATCCTCCAAAAGGGATCCAAACAATGGCGAATGTGTTCACCTACTGAGCGTGTAAAACTTCTCCCCATCGATAGGCTATTTACCACGAGGGCGATGAAGAATGATATCCCAGTCCGCCTCTCCACGTTTGTGCATGCTTTGCATCACGGTGGCCTGGACCACCCGCCGCCCCTTTTTCATTGGAACGTCTCAGTTGATGACTCCGCGTATTTTGACCTCAGTGAGGGAACCGTGCGGCCTCCGTCGTCTGGTCGCGCCGTAGCCGACGGCAACGTACTCGCGACGGCGCGACCTAGCTTTGCCTTGTGGCTGTACAAAAATGGCCTACTGCCTGCCTGTCTTCTGCTGAGCGATGCGTGTACCTTATTTATTGTTATCGATGAGTTATTTATTGCCGTGTCTTATTTTCGAAGTGAGGTTTAGAGAGCATACACCCGTGGAAGCCAGCCTGTGATACTAACTGTTGCTCTCCTCATATTGGATAATGATACTATCTAAGACCAGTGTATGTATATCTGCTTATTGTGAAGAAGACTTGCAATGTACTGACAATAAATGATTACCACCACAGATGTTCGCTCTATTTGTTGACTTTAACTCACGGATGAACCAGAGTTGCCTTAAAATGTATTCTACAATGACAAATGTTAGCACCAAAACCACTCAAATTGAAGAAACAACTTCTACTACCACTCAAATggcttttaattcattcatttttcgttcatttcgtttttgttttcgctggagcccatcccagacaatgttatttatattttacgTGATCGTATAGTATGTTATATACTAGTACTATTGAATATTTCTGGGAATTCAAGACCCCAAATGCAATAGGTCGCCGTTTAATTTAACCATATGTCCACAGGAGGGCGTCttggagacttttttttttcgtttgaaTGCCGTTTCCCTCCATTCCTATGACACGTTTACGTGCTCCCCAAAAAATACGTAGTCATCCTTTGCAACGAATCCACCTTTGGCTGCGCTTACGTTTGTGTGTTCGACAAATTTATAACAAATGGAATGTGTACTCATCAAATAAGTCGGCAAAACCAACACATACAACGCATGTTAAAGAAACTCAATGTTTGTTTCCATTACGTGTAGAACGTATGGAGAAAACGCTGAAATATGAGAAATCATTGAGACGACACCAAAAATTCGGAGCAATAAACGGCTGACCCACTTTTTGCAAATCGCAGGGCGACTTAAATATAGACAGGACTAGCGCGCGAACAGAAAGGAAGTACAACACTAATAGTAAACCTGTTCAAATAAAACCCCTCAAAAAcgtgtgattatttatttaacagCGTTTTAGAAGTGCTATTGTGTTTTCTAAagaaataatttagtttttgtaTACTGTaacttcattttaaatgacagCTCAGGCTCTCGCAATTTCTTACTTTGAAAGTCTAAACCGGATGTAAAGACCtctttctttttaacaaaaacactTGCCACTCATCCGCTGTGTTTGGGACCTACGAGGATCGTAGAGAAGCAACTATTTTCGAGCCAGAGCCCCGAACTAAAGCCAGAAATCAGAGAAGATGGACATGAAAGACATGCTTTCCGCGGAGCTCCACCAACGGTCTCCGAAAGACGTACGTAGCCGCCTTTACTCTTGAGTTAAGCGGGCAGCCATTTGGGCGCAAAGCTGTCCTGCCGCGAAAAAAAGCACCGAATGTGGCCGAAGAGCACATGGCGCACTTGGCGAGGCTTCCCAAACTAGCCGAACGGAATGGAAACATGCGAAACATATGGCGACTGTCCGTCTAAATCGAAACGGAGCGCCTTGGAGTACTCGAATATcgtccattttccaagccgACGTCTCTCTTGTTGCTGACCTGGCCGTGTCGACACATGGCGCCATGTTCTTTATTGTATTTAGCCCGTGTTACGCGCGTACGCATCCCTGTCAACTTTTCCTACAAAATCCATTGAAAGAATGTGTGCGTGGGGGTCTTGACCCGAGTTTATTTTTTGTACAGTTGAGTTAATCGCGTTTGTAAAGCGATACGGAGTGAAAACACACGTGCTCGAAAACATCAAGAGCGCCCAAGTTGAATGAATAACTTGCTGTTGAATAACTTACCGCGGCGTGTGTTTATTTTGGGTATTATACAGTCTTTTCGGCCATGGCATAATCTTTTGGACTTTAGGGGGATTTGCCAGGGTGCCAGTAGCGCGTTAAGGGCGCGCAGATAGTAGCGTGCTAACTGCTAGCTAGCCGAAGGTTCGAAGTTAAGACTAAACTGGGTACGACTCCCAATCAACACGGTTTTGGACGTCCGTCTACGTCAATGGCGGGATTAAATGATGCCACTCATTGACGGAGAGTCACCAAACCTTTAATAACGTTGGGTTCCGCCACAACCAGGTCCAGGAGCTGGTTCTGGACAACTGTCGATCCAACGACGGGCGAATTGAAGGCATCACCGAAGAGTTCTGCAATCTGGAGACGCTGAGCCTTATCAACGTCCGCCTGACCACTTTGAAAGACATTCCCAAACTGGACAAACTGAAAAAGGTAAGGCCCGGCCCGGCTGTCCAATGCGGATGGATCTACTTACCGAGTTTGGCGGCTTCCCGGCAGCTGGAGCTGAGCGACAACAGAATCTCAGGCGGTCTGGAAGTTCTGGCCGACCGTCTGAAGAACCTGACGCATCTTCATCTCAGCGGCAACAAGTTTAAAGACATCAGCACGCTGGAGCCGCTGGTGGGTACCGCGGGGGGAGGCCGCCTCGGCCGGCGAATCGGCTAACGGCGTGGCCGTGCCTGTCCCCGACAGAAAAATCTGCCCCAGCTGAAGAGTCTGGACCTCTTCAACTGCGAGGTGACCAACCTGGCCGACTACAGAGGCTCCATCTTCAAGTTGCTCCCCAACCTCACCTACCTGGACGGCTTCGACATCGACGACAGCTGCGAGGCGTCCGACTCCGAGGGCGAGGTGGACGACGACGAAGGTGAGACTCGAGCCGCCGAGCTCGTTCCGTCGAGCTCATTCTCAACTCCTTTCCTCTCTTTGTTTTTCCGGCAGGCTGCGACTCGGAAGACTTTGAGGAcgaggatgaagaggaggaggaggacgatgaAGTGACCGTGGTGGCGGtggaggacgacgacgaggatGACGAGAGCGGCGACGACGAGGTGAGACGGTGTTTCGGATTGGATGCAGATGCCCGTCAACCGAAGACGAGTTACACtatgaaagaaaattatttatttattaacttacttatgacctatcaattgatgtctaaaatgtctttttctgtgtctgtattctcaccctcttgctaccgtgacaacgaaatttcccgaatacgggatgaataaagttatccaatcaaaaTATTGAACTTTATCAGTGTTAGGCTTCCTgaagtgcatacctgtcaacctctgccgataactgcccttataaatgattattgtttccccttacaaaccccccaaaaaaccttacaaacaccgtacgagtcgtacggtgtttgtaaggtttttggggggtttgtaaggggaatcaataatcatttataagggcagttatcggcagaggttgacaggtatggaagtGCTCGTATATATAGTCAAGTTACTGAGTGatggttaaaaataaatcaatgtggTCCCACTTCAGGATGGAGATGTCGACAGCGAGGACGACTTGGAtgacgaagacgacgacgaggacgaagaCGGTGAGCCTCGCGTCCCCACGCTTTAAAACCGACCGGTATtgacgccatttttttttttcttccccccgaAGGGGAAGCAGAGGACGGATCGTCTCCGGCCGCCAAAGGAAAGAAGAGGAAGCGGGAACCCGACGTTAAAGACGAAGACGACGACTAATTTGCGACCCGTCCGGTCGACTGGTAATTCGCCGACTTTTCGGCCGCATTCCATTTCTCCGACTGGTCCCGCCCCCCTGTTGCCAcacaccgttttttttttttttttgcgtgtcgtgtgtgttttttaattattttttttagttcgaGTAACTGACATTCAAAGTTAAGTTGACGTTCCAAGAGCGAGGAGACGCGCCTCCGTTTTGTGTCGTCCCAAAGTTTCTCAGGATTTGATGttcctagtaaaaaaaaaatccatcagcAGAAGATGAAGGGAGGTTGTCGCGTATTTCTACAATGATCACTTTTATATTTAGTCTGGTTAAATATGCAATGCCAGAGAAGGTCGTTGCACTCAAAGCATTCAACCCCTCTGAGCGCTCAGGGTCAAAtgtttcctcttcattttcttattattttttatcccccccccaaaaaaaatctttgccaACATTTTGTTCCGAGTACTGTTGATGTTCAGGAAGTGTTTTTCCCCGTGATCTCGACCCGCCCCCCTTTTGCCTTCACGTGTACACTGATTAGTTgttttcttcgtttttttttttgttttttttacttttacgtTCTGTAAGTTAAACGAGAACTTTCAACAAAAGATGGACGTTGTAAATAAAATCTTAACATTTTGCCTTTCACTGTCTGACATGTGCGTTCATTTCCTGGGTCCTCCAAACAATTGAGTACTggattttctggcatatacgccatatttgtcgctaaaaacaCGGCTCTtgtgcgcacaaattagactcgaCGTGCACGTAACGCCATCACGCAAGATGATGCggctatttatttcaaaatagagaaaagataaacagataaagggctaaactaaatgtatttggacgtctgaatgaaattcaagatgattttcccttcaaagtaacattagTACTCCCTGAAAATTCAGAATCGGGGTGCCTTGTACgaaagaaattgtcaaattcaaccatttcaaGGCCATTGTCAGGGCACGGCTTACACGCGAgagtggctaatatgcgagaaaatacagtaaagcgGGGTGTTCCTTTTATCGCGGTGATTCCGTGCCAGCTCGCGCTTTGTTGTCGCTTTGTCCAACCTCCCGTTCCAGCTCGGCAATCCTCACCTGTCATAAAACAAAACGAGCGCTCGGGAACCGCGTGGCGGAATTAGAGGTGCGTTCGCACTGACCTCTTTCTGGTCGAGTATTTCGCGGAGGTCCCGGATCTCCTCCTGTTGTTTGTAGAAGGCCTCACGGAGCTGGTGGTGGGAGGAGTTGGAGCTTGGAGCATGCCATCCCAGAAGTTTTTGCACCCGAGGCGGAAGGAGGTACCGCTCTCACCTCGTCCTCGGCGCCGGGCGGCGGTCTCTCGGCGGGCTCGCGGCAGTGGGGCGTGACGTCGTACAGCCACAGTTCCGGCCCCGCAAGATGGGGTGCTTCTCTGTGGTATTTGGCATCCTGGTAGGCTAGCTGCTCCTCCAGAAAATTCTGAAACCACAATAGCAAGAAAATGTTACACTCCGTCGCAACGGGGACCCGAGCTTCGTACCTTCTCGGTGACGCGGGGTAGCGCTCTGGGAGCCTCGCACTCGTGATGCGGACCCTTCTCGGCCGGGTAGGGGTTGACCAGGCGGGTGCCGGGATGTAGCGACATCAGGACCGGACCTGTCCCAAGCAGAGGAGTTCCTGCGGAGTCCAAGATGGAAAAGCAGAAGGGCCGTCGGTCCACTGACCCCTGTCGACTCCCAACAGCCACTCCCGGGCGGTCACGGCCGCCCTGTTCGCCGCCGTCATCGGGTAGAGATCCTGGTGGAATGTCGCCGACTGTGGATGC is drawn from Stigmatopora argus isolate UIUO_Sarg chromosome 20, RoL_Sarg_1.0, whole genome shotgun sequence and contains these coding sequences:
- the LOC144065386 gene encoding acidic leucine-rich nuclear phosphoprotein 32 family member D-like, whose amino-acid sequence is MDMKDMLSAELHQRSPKDVQELVLDNCRSNDGRIEGITEEFCNLETLSLINVRLTTLKDIPKLDKLKKLELSDNRISGGLEVLADRLKNLTHLHLSGNKFKDISTLEPLKNLPQLKSLDLFNCEVTNLADYRGSIFKLLPNLTYLDGFDIDDSCEASDSEGEVDDDEGCDSEDFEDEDEEEEEDDEVTVVAVEDDDEDDESGDDEDGDVDSEDDLDDEDDDEDEDGEAEDGSSPAAKGKKRKREPDVKDEDDD
- the mad2l1 gene encoding mitotic spindle assembly checkpoint protein MAD2A — encoded protein: MTSTLKGITLKGSAEVVADFFSFGINSILYQRGIYPPEKFTRVGHYDMSLQVTSDPDLKKYLDSVVSQLKEWLLNCTVQKLVLVVTCLETDEVLERWQFDIECDKSANECSAPREKPIQAIQGEIRSVLRQITASVTFLPLLETPCGFNLLIYTDKDLAIPEKWEESSPHHIIEPEEVRLRSFTTTIHKVSSLVTYKKTAPF
- the sh3gl2b gene encoding SH3 domain containing GRB2 like 2b, endophilin A1 — its product is MSVAGLKKQFHKATQKVSEKVGGAEGTKLDDDFKEMEKKVDVTGRAVLDIMTKTTEYLQPNPASRAKLSMINTMSKIRGQEKGPGYPQAESVLGDAMLKFGRELGDDSCFGLALIDAGEAMKELGDVKDALDMEVKQNFIDPLQNLHDKDLKEIQHHLKKMEGRRLDFDYKKKRQGKVQDDEIKQALEKFDESKEIAEQSMFNLLESDIEQVSQLAALVQAQLEYHSRTAQILQQLSSKMDDRIKEVSGKPRKEYVPKPRMTLELLPPSEGHNGSLHTAKSPGRSPAPLDQPCCRALYDFEPENEGELGFKEGDVITLTNQIDDNWYEGMIHGHSGFFPINYVDILVPLPH